The Mauremys mutica isolate MM-2020 ecotype Southern chromosome 1, ASM2049712v1, whole genome shotgun sequence genome has a segment encoding these proteins:
- the LOC123349080 gene encoding olfactory receptor 51G2-like has translation MSAVNDTKFNSAVFLLTGIPGHEDFHLWISIPFCLMYVTLIVGNSVILFIIKTDPSLHEPMYIFLSMLAITDLGLSISTIPTILGIFLFNAREISFDACFAQLFFIHSLQCIESSVLLLMAFDRYVAICNPLRYASILTLPRIAKMGLVCVLRGVTVIFPLPLLLKRFRYCRANVLSHSYCLHQDIMKLACSDITVNSIYGLSGSLLIMGLDSLLILLSYVMILKTVLSIASPTKCLRALNTCVSHLCVVLIFYTPEISLTVIHRFGNSSTHLLQILLSYIYLLIPPLMNPVVYSVKSKHLRARIIRLFVK, from the coding sequence atgtcagctgtcaatgacaccaaattcaactctgcagtgttccttctcacCGGGATACCTGGGCACGAAGACTTTCATCTCTGGATCTCTATCCCCTTCTGCCTAATGTATGTTACTTTGATtgtaggaaattcagtcattctgttcattataaaaacagatccaagcctgcatgagcccatgtacattttcctttccatgttggccatcACAGACCTTGGCTTATCGATATCCACCATACCGACGATACTGGGCATATTCTTGTTTAATGCTAGGGAGATCAGCTTCGATGCCTGTTTTGCCCAGTTGTTCTTTATCCACTCACTTCAGTGCATTGAATCCTCTGTGCTCttgttgatggcctttgaccgctACGTCGCGATCTGTAACCCACTGAGATATGCTTCCATCTTAACCCTGCCAAGAATAGCCAAGATGGGACTGGTGTGTGTGCTAAGAGGAGTAACCGTAATATTCCCACTCCCCCTTCTCCTGAAACGGTTCCGATACTGCCgagccaatgtcctctcccattcctactgcctgcaccaggaCATCATGAAGCTGGCTTGTTCAGACATCACAGTCAACAGCATCTATGGCTTGTCTGGTTCACTCTTAATTATGGGGTTGGACTCATTGCTCATCTTActctcttatgtgatgatcctcaaaacagtgctgagcatcgCGTCCCCCACAAAATGCCTCagggccctgaacacctgcgtctcccacctctgCGTTGTCCTGATCTTCTACACACCAGAGATAAGCTTGACTGTGATACACAGATTCGGGAACAGCTCTACTCACCTGCTTCAGATTCTCCTGAGCTACATCTACCTTCTCATTCCGCCCCTGATGAATCCAGTCGTGTACAgcgtgaaaagcaaacaccttcgtgcGAGGATAATCAGATTGTTTGTCAAGTGA